TCTGCTCGCGCAGCTTCTCCCAGCCCATGTCGAACTTGCCCTTAAACTTCTCGATCCATTCCTTCTTCGGCTGGTGCGGCGAATGGGTGCCGCCGGGCACGTAGTAAACAAAGAACGGCTTGTCGGGAGCTGCCGCGTTCAGCCCGTTCATGTAGTTGATGGCCTCATCCGCCATGTCGGTAGTGAGGTTGTAGCCGGTCTTGCCGATCCAGGGGTAAATCTGGGTCGTGTTGCGGTACAGATAGGGTGTCCACTGGTCGGTCTCGCCGCCCATGAAGCCGTAGAAATATTCAAAGCCCATGCCGATCGGCCATTGGTCGAATGGTCCGGCGGCGCTGTAGAGATAAGTCGGCGTATTGTGGTTCTTGCCGAACCACGAGGTGGCAAATCCGTTGTCCCGCAGGATGGTCCCGACCGTAGCACTTTCCTGGCCGATGACGGAGTTGTAGCCGGGATAGCCGGTCGACATTTCGCCGATGACGCCATACCCGACCGAATGGTGGTTGCGGCCGGTGATCAGCGCAGCCCTTGTCGGCGAGCACAGCGCGGTCGAGTGAAACTGCGTATAGCGCAGGCCGGCCTTGGCGACGCGGTCCATTGCCGGGGTCGGAACGACACCGCCGAAAGTGCCTGATACGCCATACCCCTGGTCGTCGGTCATGATCAGCAGCACGTTCGGCGCGCCCTTAGGCGGCGCGACGGACGGTGGCCAATACGGACTTGAGTCCTTGGCCTCTTCCTTGATCACGCCGCCGAACTTTGGAGGTTCGGGCGGAAGCTGCTTGCCATCGAGCGTGATGGTGGCGCTGGGCGTGCCCGGTGTGCCGGTGATCTGCTGCGCCACCGCCAGCGCAGTGAGAGGACCTGGCAAAACGACAAGCAACGTCGCAAGGCCGGAGGCCAACAGCAATTTTTGTTTCTGTCGTAAACGGCTCTGTTCATCGTTCATGGTGTCAATTTCTCCCGTTTGATGCAGCGGAAGCCAACGTGACAGGTCGATGTATCAACCGGCTCGGCATGGCGCGCCGCTGGCCGGTAGCGGCGGCAATAGTTGGGGGCGCACAGATGCGATCCACCCTTGAGCACCTTGCGCGGAATCTTGATGCTGGGCATGCATGGGTCGTAGCTCTGGTCTTCGCGACCGCCGCGCGGATTCTCCGGGATACAACAGGCTTTTGGCGCATCGGCTTCGTGCTTCGCCGCGTACCAATCCGTCGTCCATTCCCAGACATTGCCGATCATGTCGTGAAGGCCATAACCGTTCCGCGGAAACGCCGTCACCGGCGAAGTGCCCGCATAGCCGTCGGTCGCCAGATTCTCGTGCGGAAACTCGCCCTGCCAGGTGTTGGCCAACTGACGCCCGCCGGGCGCGAACGTGTCGCCCCAAGCGAACTCGGCTCCGTCAAGGCCGCCACGTGCCGCGAATTCCCACTCGGCCTCGGTCGGCAGCTCCTTGCCCGCCCACTTGGCATAAGCCTCGGCATCCCTAAAGGC
This genomic stretch from Bradyrhizobium sp. CCGB12 harbors:
- a CDS encoding formylglycine-generating enzyme family protein, coding for MLYVPGGTFRMGSDRHYPEEAPVHRVTVDGFWMDRVPVTNRQFRQFVEATGHVTLAETAPDPKDYPGALPHMLKAGSLAFAPPKRRVDLRNWGEWWTFKFGANWRRPYGPGSSIRGLDEHPVVHVAFRDAEAYAKWAGKELPTEAEWEFAARGGLDGAEFAWGDTFAPGGRQLANTWQGEFPHENLATDGYAGTSPVTAFPRNGYGLHDMIGNVWEWTTDWYAAKHEADAPKACCIPENPRGGREDQSYDPCMPSIKIPRKVLKGGSHLCAPNYCRRYRPAARHAEPVDTSTCHVGFRCIKREKLTP